The Zingiber officinale cultivar Zhangliang chromosome 10A, Zo_v1.1, whole genome shotgun sequence genome contains a region encoding:
- the LOC122027721 gene encoding histone deacetylase complex subunit SAP18-like isoform X2 encodes MSGLVETQNRQGRPALPTQPRGPPSLARFREPVDREKTCPLLLRVFTKSGGHHPAEEFAVRGKEPKDEVQIYTWKDANLRELTDLVKEVSQEARKRDAKLSFAFVYPDKNGRFVVRPVGMTYSHGSGQRLDDPKTLAELGFQIGDYLSVAIL; translated from the exons ATGTCTGGATTGGTTGAAACCCAGAATAGGCAAGGCAGACCTGCGCTTCCTACTCAACCCAGAGGTCCTCCCTCATTAGCTCGCTTTCGGGAGCCTGTAGACCGTGAGAAG ACATGTCCTCTCTTGCTTCGAGTGTTCACCAAG AGTGGTGGTCACCATCCGGCTGAAGAATTTGCTGTGAGAGGAAAGGAGCCAAAAGATGAGGTTCAGATTTATACATGGAAGGATGCAAATCTCCGAGAACTCACTGACCTT GTCAAAGAGGTTTCACAAGAAGCAAGGAAAAGAGACGCCAAGCTCTCGTTTGCTTTCGTGTATCCTGACAAAAATGGCAGATTCGTGGTGCGACCG GTGGGCATGACATACTCTCACGGGAGCGGTCAGCGACTGGACGATCCAAAGACTCTCGCTGAACTTGGCTTTCAG ATTGGAGACTACCTGAGTGTTGCAATCCTTTAG
- the LOC122027721 gene encoding PTI1-like tyrosine-protein kinase At3g15890 isoform X1, with the protein MLLYRSCACSCLQMSSSDREEEDDERSHDRPPHPWRMYLVKDLIRATRNFHEENKLGEGGFGTVYWGRTKKGTEIAVKRLKALSEKGEMEFAMEVEILGRVRHKNLLNLRGFCASNDERLIVYDYMPNCSLQSHLHRHRRPHPSSSSSSSSSQSPPLDWPRRMQIVVGAAEGIAYLHHEASPHIVHRDIKASNVLLDGEWNAKVADFGFAKLMPEGVSQLTTRVKGTLGYLAPEYAMWGKVSDHCDVYSFGVLLLEIVSARRPIEKLPTGVRRDIVQWAAPYAARGAWERIADPRLSGRFDREELRNVVTLAMRCVEGRPEKRPTMKEVVDILNRRAETVSPAPATPARR; encoded by the exons ATGCTGCTTTACAGATCATGCGCTTGTAGTTGCCTCCAAATGTCCAGCTCCGACCGCGAAGAAGAAGACGACGAAAG GAGTCATGATCGTCCTCCTCATCCTTGGAGAATGTACTTGGTGAAAGATCTCATCCGTGCGACGAGAAACTTTCACGAAGAGAACAAGCTCGGAGAAGGCGGCTTTGGCACGGTCTATTGGGGCCGGACAAAGAAAGGAACCGAG ATCGCGGTGAAGCGGCTGAAGGCCCTGTCGGAGAAGGGGGAGATGGAGTTCGCCATGGAAGTGGAGATACTTGGAAGGGTACGGCACAAGAATCTGTTGAATCTACGGGGATTTTGCGCCTCCAATGATGAAAGACTCATCGTCTACGATTACATGCCCAATTGCAGCCTACAGAGCCACCTCCACCGCCACCGCCGCCCCCACCCCTCctcctcgtcctcctcctcctcctcccaatCCCCTCCACTTGACTGGCCCAGGCGGATGCAGATCGTCGTTGGCGCCGCGGAAGGAATCGC GTATTTGCATCACGAGGCGAGTCCGCACATAGTTCACCGGGATATCAAGGCGAGCAACGTGTTGTTGGACGGCGAGTGGAACGCGAAGGTGGCAGATTTCGGGTTCGCGAAGCTGATGCCGGAGGGGGTGAGCCAGCTGACGACGAGAGTGAAGGGGACGCTGGGGTACCTGGCGCCGGAGTACGCGATGTGGGGGAAGGTCTCCGACCACTGCGACGTCTATAGCTTCGGGGTGCTGCTACTTGAGATCGTCAGCGCGCGGCGGCCGATCGAGAAGCTGCCCACCGGAGTCAGGCGCGACATCGTGCAGTGGGCAGCCCCATACGCCGCCCGGGGCGCGTGGGAACGCATCGCCGATCCCAGGCTCTCTGGGAGGTTCGATCGGGAGGAGCTCCGTAACGTCGTCACCCTCGCGATGAGGTGCGTAGAGGGACGACCGGAGAAGCGGCCGACGATGAAGGAGGTGGTGGATATACTCAACCGCAGGGCGGAGACGGTGTCACCGGCGCCGGCGACACCGGCTAGAAGGTGA
- the LOC122027722 gene encoding protein TILLER ANGLE CONTROL 1-like: protein MKIFLDWMHRKLHPTGIKYSQVLQKKGQEAEEMTEMVAEEKEALLLHDMLSGILTIGTLGQYRDPFLPSLTFKEEKEEESPLIVAVEEKEEDKTTITLEKQEIIVEIETKQLQEDLPLLKEDKESRERVRTTLADLFAADPAAREDANVDKGIKNTSNDSNKQSNKMKKKKKAKDTMKFGTNGKNSSSSSSNKLQKLMTRMLKKKIHPESIASAETPAASIKSINKNDDVIKTGLVY from the exons ATGAAG ATCTTCCTCGACTGGATGCACCGTAAATTGCACCCAACGGGCATCAAATACTCCCAAGTCCTCCAAAAGAAAG GTCAAGAGGCCGAAGAGATGACTGAAATGGTGGCCGAGGAGAAGGAAGCTTTGCTTCTCCACGACATGCTTAGCGGCATTCTCACCATTGGCACACTCGGCCAATACCGAGACCCCTTTCTTCCGAGCCTGACTttcaaagaagaaaaagaagaagaatcaccaCTAATTGTGGCcgtagaagaaaaagaagaagataagACAACTATCACACTTGAGAAACAAGAGATAATTGTAGAAATAGAAACAAAGCAACTGCAAGAGGACTTGCCTCTCCTGAAGGAGGATAAGGAAAGCAGGGAGAGAGTGAGGACCACGCTGGCCGATCTCTTCGCCGCCGATCCGGCGGCGAGGGAGGATGCCAATGTCGACAAAGGCATCAAGAACACTAGTAACGATAGCAACAAGCAGTCGaacaagatgaagaagaagaaaaaggcgaAAGATACTATGAAATTTGGCACTAACGGCAAaaacagcagcagcagcagcagcaataaGCTACAGAAA CTGATGACGAGAATGCTGAAGAAGAAGATTCACCCGGAGAGCATTGCGTCAGCGGAGACACCAGCAGCGTCTATAAAGAGTATTAATAAGAATGATGACGTCATCAAGACCGGCTTGGTCTACTg A